Proteins from one Ketobacter alkanivorans genomic window:
- a CDS encoding PAS domain-containing hybrid sensor histidine kinase/response regulator: MFSVWTLAGFALAYTCLLFGIAWYGDRRSALSQQALGSPWLYSLTLAVYCTSWTFFGAVGQAANFGWDFLPIYIGPMLVFIIGTPMLFKIIAISKQQGITSIADFLASRYGKSQPLAILITLVAIAGTIPYITLQLKAVTMAFDSLTPGINTDWPLQGDSPINSALAVALLMAMFAVLFGTRHIDANEHQNGLMLAIGFESIVKLLAFVIVGGFVVWWVFDGIDDLLVQVEQNAVLRERFSADFFDQGFFTQTLLAMAAIICLPRQFHTTVVENRRSHDLNKARWIFPAYLLLFTLFVVPIAMAGLLYLPEQSTQADRYILTLPIHFDQPGLALLSFLGGVSAATGMVIVSSVALSIMVCNELVIPIYLNRARRAGELPRQITPLVRKIRRISIFVILLLAYLLNDVFAQFGALASIGLLSFAAVIQFAPVLVGGLYWKQGHKRGAALGILSGFLVWLYCLLLPVVLPAPWVEFLQTKGLLGFGILRPYALFGLEGLDPLSHGVFWSLAVNIFCYVYFSKTAHHATIDRNQAILFVDVPTHYESLLGRYHAAHIRVQNLQDIATRCLGPHSSELAFAQYAATHQIDLDPTLPATVDLFRFTEKMLARVMGASSARVLLGSMLSRHNDKSADAVAMIDEAAELIQFNHQLLQTTIETISHGICVVDKHLNIVAWNRTYIELFEYPDGLIQLGRPIADVYRYNARRDFYPGDNENESEYDQVQRRVNLLKQGGPHRFERELPNGLHIEVRGNPMPGGGFVTTFLDITESKMDERALRQMNESLEMMVKDRTQALSELNEALHKANEGKTRFLAAAGHDLMQPLNAAHLFTSSLQQRLQLKNNNLQCEEELEILHHIDNSLHVAEHLINTLLDISRLDTGTIKPKPTPFNLHSLLTSLASEFNVIAAEKGLQLKWMDCNIWVRSDDKLLRRILQNLLLNAVRYTPSGRILLGCRRRPGYVDIQIWDTGVGIPADHIDLIFKEFHRIRHKNNDGTLDSKGLGLGLAIAQRISQLLDHPLSVRSIVGKGTVFSIRVPTAPATHSQPPAVQTPAQFNPNGLKILCVDNEPMILNGIDTLLRQWRCDSSLASSLKTALQQASTLTQTPDAVLVDYQLDDETGFDVIDALDEYWEDVVPAILMTADHSDAVRKKAKERGYYFLQKPITPEALQAALESVLK; this comes from the coding sequence CTCGGTAGCCCCTGGCTGTACAGCCTTACCCTGGCGGTGTATTGCACCTCCTGGACCTTCTTCGGTGCAGTCGGGCAGGCCGCCAATTTTGGCTGGGATTTCCTGCCCATCTATATCGGCCCCATGCTGGTGTTCATCATCGGCACCCCGATGCTGTTCAAAATCATCGCCATCAGCAAACAGCAGGGCATCACCTCCATCGCCGATTTTCTAGCCTCGCGCTACGGCAAGTCCCAACCTCTGGCCATACTGATCACACTGGTCGCCATTGCCGGCACTATCCCCTACATTACGTTGCAGTTAAAAGCCGTGACCATGGCGTTCGACAGCCTTACCCCAGGCATCAATACCGATTGGCCTTTGCAAGGCGACAGCCCCATTAACAGTGCCCTGGCGGTGGCCCTGCTGATGGCGATGTTCGCCGTGTTATTCGGCACCCGTCATATCGATGCCAACGAGCACCAAAACGGGCTGATGCTGGCCATTGGCTTTGAAAGCATCGTGAAGTTATTGGCGTTTGTGATTGTGGGCGGCTTTGTAGTGTGGTGGGTGTTTGATGGCATTGATGACCTGTTGGTACAGGTAGAACAAAACGCCGTGCTGCGGGAACGCTTTTCTGCCGACTTTTTTGACCAGGGATTCTTTACCCAAACCCTGCTGGCTATGGCTGCCATTATCTGCCTGCCACGGCAGTTCCATACCACCGTTGTAGAAAACCGCCGCAGCCACGACCTCAACAAAGCTCGTTGGATATTTCCTGCCTACCTGCTGCTGTTCACCCTGTTTGTCGTGCCCATTGCCATGGCAGGCTTGCTGTATCTGCCAGAGCAGAGCACCCAGGCCGACCGCTACATTCTCACTCTGCCCATTCACTTCGATCAGCCCGGTTTAGCTCTGCTGAGTTTTCTGGGAGGTGTGTCCGCCGCCACCGGCATGGTGATCGTATCTAGCGTTGCCCTCAGCATCATGGTGTGTAACGAACTGGTAATCCCCATCTATCTGAACCGAGCCCGCCGCGCCGGGGAACTCCCACGCCAAATCACCCCGCTGGTGCGCAAAATACGCCGCATCTCTATTTTCGTGATCCTGCTACTGGCCTACCTGCTGAACGATGTGTTTGCTCAATTTGGTGCCCTCGCCAGCATTGGCTTACTTTCCTTTGCGGCTGTCATCCAGTTTGCCCCGGTATTGGTTGGCGGCCTGTACTGGAAACAGGGCCACAAGCGTGGCGCAGCCCTGGGCATCCTGTCGGGCTTTTTGGTATGGCTTTATTGTCTTTTGTTGCCAGTGGTACTGCCTGCCCCGTGGGTTGAGTTTCTACAAACAAAAGGCTTGCTTGGCTTCGGCATACTGCGCCCCTACGCCCTGTTCGGGTTGGAAGGACTCGATCCATTAAGTCACGGCGTGTTCTGGAGCCTGGCTGTGAATATTTTCTGCTACGTATACTTTTCCAAAACCGCCCATCACGCGACCATTGATCGCAATCAGGCCATTCTATTTGTGGATGTGCCCACCCATTACGAAAGCCTGCTGGGGCGCTACCATGCCGCACACATTCGCGTTCAAAACCTGCAAGACATCGCGACGCGCTGCCTGGGCCCACACAGCAGCGAACTGGCTTTTGCCCAATACGCGGCCACCCATCAGATCGACCTGGATCCAACCCTGCCCGCCACCGTAGATTTATTTCGCTTTACCGAAAAAATGCTGGCACGAGTGATGGGGGCAAGTTCTGCACGGGTACTGTTAGGCTCAATGCTAAGCCGCCACAACGACAAAAGTGCAGATGCCGTGGCCATGATTGACGAAGCCGCCGAACTGATCCAATTCAATCACCAGCTGCTGCAAACCACGATCGAAACTATCTCCCATGGTATTTGCGTGGTGGACAAACATCTCAACATTGTCGCCTGGAACCGAACCTACATTGAACTGTTTGAATATCCTGATGGGTTGATCCAACTGGGTCGCCCGATTGCCGACGTATACCGCTACAATGCCCGCCGTGACTTTTACCCGGGCGATAACGAAAACGAAAGTGAATACGACCAGGTACAACGCCGAGTCAATTTACTCAAGCAGGGCGGCCCGCATCGATTTGAACGAGAGCTGCCTAACGGCCTGCACATAGAGGTCCGGGGCAACCCCATGCCTGGCGGTGGATTTGTTACCACATTCCTCGACATCACCGAAAGCAAAATGGATGAACGTGCATTACGTCAAATGAATGAAAGCCTTGAGATGATGGTAAAAGATCGCACTCAGGCCCTATCCGAACTGAACGAAGCCCTGCACAAAGCCAACGAAGGCAAAACCCGGTTTCTGGCAGCAGCAGGTCACGACCTCATGCAACCGTTAAATGCTGCACACCTCTTCACCTCATCATTGCAACAGCGTCTGCAACTGAAGAACAACAACCTGCAGTGCGAAGAGGAATTGGAAATACTGCATCACATTGATAACTCCCTGCATGTAGCTGAACATCTGATTAATACCCTGCTGGACATCAGCCGCCTGGATACCGGAACCATTAAGCCCAAACCAACCCCCTTTAATCTGCACTCCCTGCTCACCAGCCTGGCTTCGGAGTTCAATGTTATTGCCGCAGAAAAAGGCCTCCAACTAAAGTGGATGGACTGCAACATCTGGGTACGCAGTGACGACAAACTATTACGGCGTATTTTACAAAACCTGCTGCTAAATGCCGTGCGCTACACGCCTTCTGGCCGCATTCTGCTGGGCTGTCGCCGTCGACCCGGGTATGTGGACATTCAAATTTGGGATACCGGTGTTGGCATCCCCGCCGATCACATAGATCTGATCTTCAAAGAGTTTCATCGCATACGCCACAAAAACAATGATGGCACATTGGACAGCAAAGGGCTGGGGTTAGGGTTAGCCATCGCGCAACGCATCAGCCAACTGTTGGATCACCCGCTTTCTGTCCGATCTATCGTTGGCAAAGGCACTGTGTTTTCCATTCGCGTGCCCACCGCACCCGCCACTCACTCACAGCCACCTGCTGTGCAAACACCGGCCCAATTCAACCCGAACGGCCTGAAGATACTCTGTGTCGATAACGAGCCCATGATCCTTAACGGAATCGACACCTTGCTCAGGCAATGGCGATGCGACAGCTCTTTGGCATCCTCCCTGAAAACAGCACTGCAGCAAGCCAGCACCCTGACCCAAACGCCCGATGCCGTACTGGTGGATTATCAACTGGATGATGAAACCGGCTTTGATGTCATCGATGCTCTGGATGAATACTGGGAGGACGTAGTGCCTGCCATACTGATGACAGCCGATCACTCCGATGCGGTTCGCAAAAAAGCCAAGGAGAGAGGTTACTATTTTTTACAGAAACCAATAACACCAGAAGCATTACAGGCTGCTTTAGAATCAGTGTTAAAGTGA
- a CDS encoding SDR family NAD(P)-dependent oxidoreductase, protein MNTSVALITGASSGIGSDIATVLAEQKYNLILVARRESRLKSLSESLINKHGIQCHFIPCDLANTHDLDSLMDNAFSWAEKNKLVLNTLVNNAGNGYWGEFHAQPIENNQLTINLNITVPTQLCHQFIQKRLDQDSSSWILNVSSLSAILPAPRFAVYSGSKGYLRNFSEVLSYELRNSKISVTCSCPGGVLTEFMDHSGQTVKRNTGMMTSRDVAEQMVHAMFKGITLHVPGTFNKLARLTRVFPSSIRSLIVAQSMNVSVE, encoded by the coding sequence ATGAACACAAGCGTAGCTTTGATTACAGGTGCGTCATCAGGCATTGGATCTGATATTGCGACAGTTTTAGCAGAACAAAAATACAACCTCATTTTGGTCGCCAGACGCGAATCACGTTTAAAAAGCCTCTCTGAAAGTTTAATCAACAAACACGGCATACAATGTCATTTTATTCCCTGCGATTTAGCTAATACCCATGATCTGGATTCACTTATGGATAATGCTTTTTCTTGGGCTGAAAAGAATAAATTAGTATTGAATACGCTTGTTAATAATGCTGGCAATGGATACTGGGGCGAATTCCATGCGCAGCCAATTGAAAACAATCAGCTCACCATTAACTTAAACATAACCGTTCCCACACAGTTATGTCACCAGTTTATCCAAAAGCGACTGGATCAAGATTCTTCATCTTGGATACTGAATGTTTCATCGTTGTCGGCAATTTTACCGGCCCCTAGATTTGCTGTGTATTCCGGCTCAAAAGGCTATTTGAGGAACTTCAGTGAGGTCCTTTCCTACGAACTACGCAACTCCAAAATATCAGTAACCTGCTCGTGCCCTGGCGGTGTCCTAACTGAATTTATGGATCACTCGGGCCAAACGGTAAAGCGCAATACTGGCATGATGACTTCCCGCGATGTTGCTGAACAAATGGTGCATGCAATGTTTAAAGGCATCACGCTGCATGTCCCAGGCACATTCAACAAACTGGCACGTCTTACCAGGGTATTTCCAAGTTCTATTCGCTCCCTGATTGTCGCACAAAGCATGAATGTATCCGTTGAATAA
- a CDS encoding alpha/beta fold hydrolase, giving the protein MEPTKNAKRYQHLSDNELSALKFWQIDESKSDIHFIETEDHWQLAVTHYPPKEKKFPYPILLCHGLGSNRLAFYSESSRSFGQYLASNGFDVYACDLRGHGLSEKPGRTNDLRYNWGFLEYATLDMPAIIDAVLSLSSEKQCCFIGHSMGGILLYYLASQSDARIKRGITLGSSLDYSNTGSLFRLIATAAPLTHILPATPIHWAARISGYLSRYHAGAIDPFLANPKNISPQSFSQYTRTATHPVSSRVLRDLALAITGEGMVDQQGQKIARSLAEKGYPFPILAVSGSRDLQCPPEAAHRFGTEQKVFGKEYGQQEEYGHHDLLIGKRAHLEVWPTLAEWLVKT; this is encoded by the coding sequence ATGGAACCAACTAAAAATGCTAAACGCTATCAGCACCTATCTGATAACGAATTGAGCGCGCTGAAATTCTGGCAAATAGACGAATCAAAAAGCGATATTCATTTTATCGAAACAGAAGACCATTGGCAGCTTGCCGTTACCCATTACCCACCAAAAGAGAAAAAGTTTCCATACCCCATATTGCTATGCCATGGGCTAGGATCAAACAGATTGGCCTTTTATTCTGAATCTTCGCGTTCATTTGGGCAATATCTTGCCTCAAATGGTTTTGATGTCTATGCCTGCGATCTTCGTGGTCACGGCCTAAGTGAAAAGCCAGGGCGCACCAATGATTTACGTTACAACTGGGGCTTTCTGGAATACGCGACACTGGATATGCCAGCAATCATTGATGCTGTATTGTCTCTTAGCTCTGAAAAACAATGCTGTTTCATCGGTCATAGCATGGGAGGAATCCTGCTTTACTACTTGGCATCCCAAAGTGATGCACGTATCAAGCGAGGCATTACATTAGGATCTTCCCTCGATTACAGCAATACCGGCTCATTGTTCAGGCTGATCGCAACTGCAGCACCCTTAACGCATATTTTGCCTGCAACGCCCATCCACTGGGCTGCCAGAATATCAGGCTATCTAAGTCGATACCACGCTGGAGCCATAGACCCCTTTCTAGCCAATCCCAAAAACATTTCACCTCAAAGCTTTTCCCAATACACACGCACAGCAACCCACCCTGTTAGCTCCCGCGTACTCAGGGATTTAGCCCTTGCCATTACAGGAGAGGGAATGGTCGACCAACAAGGTCAAAAGATTGCGCGCAGCTTGGCAGAAAAGGGGTACCCATTTCCTATTTTGGCTGTTTCGGGCAGCCGAGACCTACAATGCCCACCGGAAGCCGCCCACCGCTTTGGCACCGAGCAAAAAGTATTTGGAAAGGAGTATGGCCAACAAGAAGAGTATGGCCATCACGACTTACTGATTGGAAAAAGAGCCCATCTTGAAGTTTGGCCAACACTTGCTGAATGGTTAGTGAAAACATAG
- a CDS encoding response regulator transcription factor: MTLQGNVLVADDHPLFRMALKQAVTQAFPGASVVEAENVDQLERLTEAGETFSLLLLDLNMPGAHGFSGLIYMRKRYPDIPLVVVSASEEPAVIHKAVEFGANGFIPKSASMDIMVAAIEKVCGGERCLPPNILPQHNPLLNEDDHDLATSIASLTPQQFRVLGMLAEGQLNKQIAYELSVSEATIKAHMTAIFRKLGVRNRTQAVIRLQKLDVESFPSGDISHS; this comes from the coding sequence ATGACACTACAGGGCAATGTGCTGGTTGCAGACGATCATCCACTGTTCCGCATGGCGCTGAAACAGGCGGTGACGCAGGCTTTTCCAGGAGCCTCAGTGGTTGAAGCGGAAAACGTTGATCAGTTAGAGCGGCTGACGGAGGCAGGCGAAACCTTCTCTTTGTTGTTGCTGGATTTGAATATGCCCGGCGCTCATGGTTTCTCCGGTTTGATCTACATGCGTAAACGCTATCCAGATATTCCACTGGTGGTGGTGTCCGCTTCTGAAGAGCCAGCGGTGATTCATAAAGCGGTTGAATTCGGCGCAAATGGATTCATCCCAAAATCAGCATCCATGGACATCATGGTGGCTGCTATTGAAAAAGTATGCGGCGGAGAGCGCTGTCTGCCTCCGAATATCCTGCCGCAGCACAATCCGTTATTGAATGAAGATGACCATGATCTGGCAACCAGTATTGCATCTCTGACGCCACAACAGTTTCGTGTATTGGGTATGCTGGCAGAAGGCCAGCTTAATAAACAAATAGCCTATGAATTAAGCGTGTCTGAAGCGACAATCAAAGCCCACATGACGGCTATATTCCGCAAACTGGGTGTGCGCAATCGAACTCAGGCGGTCATTCGATTGCAGAAACTGGATGTGGAATCGTTTCCGAGCGGGGATATATCCCATTCGTGA
- the acs gene encoding acetate--CoA ligase — protein sequence MSTVKSIQSSRHLQYSQQYERSVSQANEFWREVGQRIDWIKPFTQVKDVSFDPKDVHVRWFEDGTLNVSSNCIDRHLATRASQTAIIWEPDTPGTPRTVTYQQLHDEVCRLANAMKSLGVGKGDRVMIYMPMIPEAVFSMLACARIGAIHSVVFGGFSPEALAGRIEDCGAKLVITADEGLRGARPIPLKHNVDAALAHPRINTVEHVLVVRHTRGDVQWHDDRDVDYETATRAASADCTAEEMNAEDPLFILYTSGSTGKPKGVLHSSGGYLVYAAYTHEQVFDYQPGDVYWCTADIGWITGHTYLVYGPLANGATAVMCEGLPNYPDETRLGKVIDDHNVSILYTAPTAIRSFMAKGVEPFEHSSRRSLRIIATAGEPINPAAWQWYHDVIGAGQAQVIDTWWQTETGGVMITPLPGSTVLKPGAATQPFYGICPQLVDNDGNVLDGAAEGNLVMTDSWPGQMRTLWGDHERFVQTYFTTFPGKYCTGDGARRDNDGDFWITGRVDDVINVSGHRLGTAEIESALVAHAKVAEAAVVGCPHDIKGQGIYVYVTVNEGIQPTDELLQELRDWVRKEIGPVASPDWIQFAPGLPKTRSGKIMRRILRKIAANEFDQLGDVSTLADPAVVPQLVDSRVNR from the coding sequence ATGAGCACGGTCAAGTCAATCCAATCTTCCAGGCATCTGCAGTATTCGCAACAGTATGAGCGCAGCGTTAGTCAGGCTAATGAATTTTGGCGTGAAGTAGGGCAGCGTATTGATTGGATCAAACCGTTTACTCAAGTGAAGGACGTGTCGTTCGATCCCAAGGATGTCCATGTGCGCTGGTTTGAAGATGGTACCCTCAATGTCAGCAGCAACTGTATAGATCGACATTTGGCGACACGAGCCAGTCAGACTGCCATCATTTGGGAGCCGGATACCCCCGGCACACCACGCACAGTCACCTATCAACAACTGCACGACGAAGTATGCCGCTTGGCTAACGCGATGAAGTCTTTGGGTGTGGGTAAAGGTGATCGGGTAATGATCTACATGCCCATGATTCCGGAGGCCGTATTCTCAATGTTGGCGTGTGCCCGAATCGGTGCCATTCACTCGGTAGTGTTTGGTGGATTCTCGCCGGAAGCATTGGCGGGCAGAATCGAGGATTGTGGTGCGAAGCTTGTGATTACGGCAGATGAAGGGCTACGTGGTGCTCGCCCGATCCCGTTAAAGCACAACGTTGATGCGGCATTGGCCCATCCCAGAATTAATACCGTCGAACACGTGCTGGTGGTGCGTCACACCCGTGGTGACGTGCAATGGCATGATGATCGTGACGTGGACTATGAAACTGCAACCCGTGCTGCCAGCGCGGACTGTACAGCAGAGGAAATGAACGCAGAAGATCCCTTGTTTATCTTGTACACCTCGGGATCAACCGGTAAGCCCAAAGGTGTTTTACATTCCAGCGGTGGCTATCTTGTGTATGCCGCTTATACCCATGAGCAGGTCTTCGATTATCAGCCTGGTGATGTGTATTGGTGTACCGCAGACATCGGCTGGATCACCGGGCACACCTATCTGGTATATGGGCCGCTGGCTAATGGGGCGACGGCGGTGATGTGTGAGGGCTTGCCTAATTACCCGGATGAAACTCGTTTGGGTAAGGTGATCGACGATCATAACGTATCAATACTGTACACAGCACCCACGGCGATCCGATCTTTTATGGCCAAGGGTGTCGAACCGTTTGAACATTCCAGTCGTCGTAGTTTGCGTATTATTGCAACGGCAGGCGAACCCATTAACCCCGCAGCATGGCAGTGGTATCACGATGTGATTGGCGCGGGCCAGGCTCAAGTGATTGATACCTGGTGGCAGACCGAAACCGGGGGTGTCATGATTACGCCCTTGCCTGGCAGTACTGTGCTTAAGCCAGGAGCTGCAACTCAGCCGTTCTACGGCATATGCCCGCAACTGGTGGATAACGATGGTAATGTGCTTGATGGAGCAGCCGAAGGTAACTTGGTAATGACCGATAGCTGGCCAGGTCAAATGCGCACGCTGTGGGGCGATCATGAGCGCTTTGTGCAAACCTATTTCACCACATTCCCCGGAAAGTACTGCACAGGTGATGGCGCGCGGCGGGATAATGATGGTGATTTCTGGATTACCGGTCGAGTGGATGACGTTATTAATGTGTCTGGTCATCGCCTTGGTACCGCTGAGATTGAAAGTGCTTTAGTTGCCCATGCTAAAGTGGCAGAGGCTGCGGTGGTAGGCTGCCCTCATGACATCAAAGGCCAGGGAATTTATGTGTATGTAACGGTAAACGAAGGCATACAACCCACCGACGAGTTGTTGCAAGAATTGAGAGATTGGGTGCGCAAAGAAATCGGCCCGGTGGCCTCGCCGGACTGGATTCAGTTCGCTCCGGGCCTGCCAAAAACCCGATCTGGAAAAATCATGCGCCGCATACTCAGGAAAATTGCGGCCAACGAGTTTGATCAGTTAGGCGATGTGTCGACTCTTGCCGATCCTGCGGTGGTACCGCAGTTAGTGGATTCAAGGGTAAATCGTTGA
- a CDS encoding DcaP family trimeric outer membrane transporter, with protein MTLRPFTAALVSAGMLSSQVMANEVNQRIEKLEQEINALKTQTTHHNTSTKSNNSAVTLGGYIKFDGIVSEYSDGRNATSGIGEDFLVVSTIPTGGEAGDPQTHFSAKESRLWVKGQTQTDAGLIKGYIEVDFQGSSQGDERISNSYSPRIRHAYFSWENWLFGQTWSTFFNVSALPDLLDFVGPVGTIFVRQAQIRYSSGGFQFAAENPSSTLYNDAASSSDDNQVPDLIARYNFGSGNTNYSVAIMGRELAYDTGTDIESEFGYAASFAGKVAVGESGDDLRFMLNAGNALGRYMGLNAFRGGSIETDSSIELVDQWGVFAAYRHLWNEQWRSSFSLSAAQADNPASAGNAAKQYETVHANLIYKPVAALDIGGEMIVGNKELEDGTDGAVNRLQFSAKYTF; from the coding sequence ATGACGCTACGACCATTTACCGCTGCTTTGGTTTCTGCCGGAATGCTTTCTTCCCAAGTCATGGCCAATGAAGTGAATCAACGAATCGAAAAGCTGGAGCAGGAAATCAACGCTCTTAAAACTCAAACCACTCACCACAATACCAGCACCAAATCGAATAACAGCGCAGTAACACTGGGCGGCTACATCAAGTTCGACGGCATCGTCAGCGAATACAGCGACGGCCGCAATGCTACATCAGGTATCGGTGAGGATTTCCTGGTAGTGTCCACCATCCCCACCGGTGGTGAGGCCGGTGATCCGCAAACTCATTTTTCTGCCAAAGAGTCCCGCCTTTGGGTAAAAGGCCAAACGCAAACTGACGCAGGCCTGATCAAGGGCTACATTGAAGTTGACTTTCAAGGCAGCAGCCAGGGTGATGAGCGCATCAGTAATTCTTATTCACCCCGCATACGCCATGCTTATTTCAGCTGGGAAAACTGGCTCTTCGGTCAAACCTGGTCCACATTCTTTAACGTCAGCGCGCTGCCCGATCTGCTGGACTTCGTTGGACCGGTGGGCACCATTTTTGTTCGCCAGGCACAAATTCGCTATAGCAGCGGTGGATTTCAGTTCGCTGCCGAAAACCCTTCCAGTACACTGTATAACGATGCGGCCTCATCGTCTGACGATAACCAGGTTCCCGACCTCATCGCCCGGTACAATTTCGGCAGCGGCAACACCAACTACAGCGTTGCCATTATGGGCCGAGAGCTGGCCTACGATACCGGCACCGACATTGAGAGTGAATTCGGCTATGCCGCCAGCTTCGCCGGTAAAGTCGCTGTCGGTGAAAGCGGTGATGACTTGCGCTTTATGCTGAACGCCGGTAATGCCTTGGGTCGCTATATGGGTTTGAACGCTTTTCGCGGAGGTTCAATCGAGACAGACAGCAGTATTGAACTGGTCGACCAATGGGGGGTGTTTGCCGCCTATCGCCATCTCTGGAATGAGCAGTGGCGATCCAGTTTTTCCCTCTCTGCAGCACAGGCAGACAACCCGGCATCCGCTGGCAATGCCGCCAAACAGTACGAAACCGTCCACGCCAACCTGATCTATAAACCGGTGGCAGCGCTGGATATAGGGGGCGAGATGATTGTGGGCAACAAAGAACTTGAAGATGGCACGGACGGCGCGGTTAATCGTCTGCAGTTTTCAGCAAAATACACGTTCTAA
- the panP gene encoding pyridoxal-dependent aspartate 1-decarboxylase PanP: MTNKPRYADASMEAMYRIFTVPEAPGTTLGNIDQKLSQNLAGFLQEHIVAVEKDLTELQKDFSDSVIPEKPIFVSDQADFLMDKLVAQSVHTASPSFIGHMTSALPYFMMPLSRIMIALNQNLVKIETSKAFTPMERQVLGMIHRLIYKQDDGFYTKWMHQPGYSLGSFCSGGTIANMTALWVARNCRFDRDKKAGFAGIQRAGLFGALKHYGYSGAAILVSERGHYSLGKAADVLGIGRDSLISIKADARNKIQLDELRATVKQLKQDNVAIIGMVGVAGTSETGSVDPLDQMADIAEEAGCHFHVDAAWGGPTLFSDKYAHILKGIERADSVTIDAHKQMYVPMGAGMVIFKDPALVSSIEHHADYIIRKGSRDLGAYTLEGSRPGIAMLLHSGLKIIGRSGYEILIEQGIEKARTFADMIKAEQDFELITEPELNILTYRFVPQFVKDKLANASVEEIDQIHEVLNRLTKRIQKNQRARGKSFVSRTTLTPQEYDRRRTVVFRVVLANPLTSYDILQDVLAEQKEITASKACKECMAELHQLCESPQAVRAQAM, from the coding sequence ATGACGAATAAACCGCGATATGCCGATGCCAGTATGGAAGCCATGTATCGTATTTTTACGGTACCAGAGGCACCAGGTACGACACTGGGTAACATCGATCAGAAGCTTTCCCAGAATCTTGCAGGGTTCCTGCAGGAACATATAGTTGCTGTTGAAAAAGATCTCACCGAACTGCAAAAAGATTTCTCCGACTCTGTTATCCCCGAGAAGCCGATCTTTGTATCCGATCAGGCGGATTTCCTGATGGATAAACTGGTTGCGCAGTCTGTGCATACCGCGTCGCCCAGTTTTATTGGTCACATGACCTCGGCCCTGCCCTACTTCATGATGCCGTTGTCCCGCATTATGATTGCCCTGAATCAGAACCTGGTTAAGATCGAAACCTCCAAAGCGTTTACGCCTATGGAGCGTCAGGTGTTGGGTATGATACATCGGCTTATATACAAGCAAGATGATGGGTTCTATACCAAATGGATGCACCAGCCGGGATATTCACTGGGTTCATTCTGCTCTGGTGGAACCATTGCCAACATGACGGCCCTTTGGGTTGCCCGCAACTGCAGATTTGATCGTGACAAAAAAGCCGGGTTCGCCGGTATTCAGCGTGCAGGGCTGTTTGGTGCGCTCAAGCATTACGGCTACAGCGGCGCTGCCATCTTGGTATCGGAGCGAGGCCATTATTCACTGGGCAAAGCCGCAGACGTATTAGGTATTGGTCGTGACTCGTTGATCAGCATCAAGGCGGATGCGCGTAATAAAATTCAGCTGGACGAGTTGCGCGCAACCGTTAAGCAGTTAAAGCAGGACAACGTCGCCATCATTGGAATGGTGGGAGTGGCAGGCACTTCAGAAACCGGCAGCGTGGATCCGTTGGATCAGATGGCGGATATTGCCGAGGAGGCTGGTTGTCATTTTCATGTAGACGCTGCTTGGGGTGGCCCTACCCTGTTTTCTGACAAGTATGCTCATATATTGAAAGGTATTGAGCGAGCGGATTCCGTCACCATCGATGCTCACAAGCAGATGTACGTGCCCATGGGGGCCGGTATGGTGATTTTCAAAGATCCGGCCCTGGTGTCGTCCATTGAACATCACGCTGATTACATTATCCGTAAAGGTTCCCGTGACCTGGGTGCGTATACGTTGGAAGGCTCGCGCCCTGGTATTGCCATGTTGCTGCATTCCGGTTTGAAAATTATCGGTCGCAGTGGTTATGAGATTCTGATTGAGCAAGGTATTGAGAAAGCCCGCACCTTTGCCGATATGATCAAGGCGGAACAGGATTTTGAACTGATCACCGAGCCTGAACTGAATATTCTTACTTATCGTTTTGTGCCCCAGTTTGTGAAGGACAAACTCGCAAATGCCAGCGTGGAAGAGATTGATCAGATTCACGAAGTGTTGAACCGCCTCACCAAACGAATTCAAAAAAATCAGCGTGCTCGGGGTAAGTCGTTTGTGTCCCGTACCACATTAACGCCACAGGAATACGATCGCCGTCGTACGGTTGTTTTTCGCGTTGTGTTGGCAAACCCGCTCACCAGTTACGATATCCTGCAGGATGTGCTGGCTGAACAGAAAGAGATCACGGCCAGTAAAGCCTGCAAAGAATGCATGGCTGAATTGCATCAGTTGTGCGAATCACCACAGGCGGTGCGCGCGCAGGCGATGTGA